A genomic window from Vagococcus sp. CY52-2 includes:
- a CDS encoding MBL fold metallo-hydrolase: protein MLTIKQIPTGAIQENCYLIYNNQSLLIVDPGDEAKKIESAIDELNVKPEAILITHAHYDHIGAVDEIRDRYNIPVYISPIEQSWLTDPQLNLSGLARHDDMADVTAREAEFEFKNYDTYTIGDMTFKVVPTPGHSPGSVSFIFDDFVVCGDALFRGSVGRTDLPFGDSQTLLSGIKAELFTLPDEFKAYSGHGPVTSIGREKRENPFFN, encoded by the coding sequence GTGCTAACAATTAAACAAATTCCAACAGGTGCAATCCAAGAAAATTGCTACTTAATTTATAATAATCAATCATTACTGATAGTCGATCCAGGTGACGAGGCAAAAAAAATCGAATCTGCCATAGATGAACTCAATGTAAAACCTGAAGCTATTCTTATTACACATGCTCACTATGATCACATTGGTGCGGTAGATGAAATCAGAGATAGATACAATATTCCTGTATATATTAGTCCAATTGAACAATCATGGCTGACTGATCCACAATTAAACTTATCAGGTCTAGCTCGTCATGATGATATGGCTGATGTAACTGCTAGAGAAGCTGAATTTGAATTTAAAAACTATGATACATACACTATTGGTGACATGACATTTAAAGTCGTTCCAACACCTGGACACTCACCAGGTAGTGTTAGCTTTATTTTTGATGATTTTGTTGTTTGTGGTGATGCTCTATTTAGAGGTAGTGTCGGACGAACTGACTTACCTTTTGGCGATTCACAAACCTTGCTTTCTGGTATAAAAGCTGAATTATTTACTCTGCCAGATGAATTCAAAGCCTATTCAGGTCATGGCCCCGTAACAAGTATTGGTCGTGAAAAACGCGAAAATCCATTTTTTAATTAA
- a CDS encoding histidine phosphatase family protein, with product MTTFYCMRHGKTEFNQAGIFQGGLVDSPLLDEGIETAKKAGNYLQDVSFDRVIISPQKRAQDTARAFLSTHSSNPIKETVEDIREMKFGTWDGTLEKSYEGQTQFEHLKYRPHLYDPSEFGGEDFETLLNRTKSVFKEYATKYPNDTILVVSHGLTLQTLLKHFQGLPISDIRNGELLGNTSISIIEAKNAEEFSVTRYNDLTHTL from the coding sequence ATGACAACTTTTTACTGCATGAGACATGGGAAAACTGAATTTAATCAAGCAGGTATTTTTCAAGGGGGGCTGGTTGATTCACCACTGCTTGATGAAGGGATTGAAACAGCCAAAAAAGCTGGAAACTATTTGCAAGATGTGTCTTTTGATCGTGTGATTATCTCTCCTCAAAAACGTGCACAAGATACCGCGAGAGCCTTTTTATCTACTCACTCCTCTAATCCAATAAAAGAAACGGTTGAAGATATACGGGAAATGAAATTTGGTACTTGGGATGGTACCCTTGAAAAAAGCTATGAAGGTCAGACTCAATTTGAGCATTTAAAATATCGCCCTCATCTTTATGATCCAAGTGAATTTGGTGGAGAAGATTTTGAGACACTATTAAATCGAACAAAATCTGTTTTTAAAGAATATGCTACTAAATATCCCAATGACACTATTTTAGTTGTTTCTCATGGATTAACACTTCAAACATTACTTAAGCATTTTCAAGGGTTACCCATTAGTGACATTAGAAACGGTGAACTTTTAGGAAATACAAGTATTTCTATTATTGAAGCAAAAAATGCTGAAGAATTTTCCGTGACACGCTATAATGATTTAACTCATACTCTTTAA
- the frr gene encoding ribosome recycling factor translates to MSQTILNDAKEKMKKSEESLRRELGQIRAGRANASLLERITVDYYGVPTPLNQLSSITIPEARVLMITPFDKSAMENIEKAILASDIGISPTNDGTVIRLVIPQLTEERRKDIAKEVGKQGENAKIAIRNIRRDAIDELKKLEKNKEISEDELRGFEKDVQSLTDASAKNIEAIVSEKEKEILDV, encoded by the coding sequence ATGAGTCAAACTATTTTAAATGATGCAAAAGAAAAGATGAAAAAATCTGAGGAAAGTTTACGTCGTGAATTAGGGCAAATTAGAGCAGGTCGTGCTAACGCTAGTTTGTTAGAACGTATTACAGTAGACTACTACGGAGTACCAACACCACTAAATCAGTTGTCTTCTATTACCATTCCAGAAGCGCGTGTATTAATGATTACGCCTTTCGATAAATCTGCAATGGAAAACATTGAAAAAGCTATTCTAGCAAGTGATATTGGTATTTCACCAACTAATGATGGAACAGTTATTCGTTTGGTTATCCCTCAATTAACAGAAGAACGTCGTAAAGATATTGCGAAAGAAGTGGGCAAACAAGGTGAAAATGCTAAGATTGCTATTCGTAATATCCGTCGTGATGCGATTGATGAATTGAAAAAATTAGAAAAAAACAAAGAAATTTCTGAAGATGAGTTACGTGGATTTGAAAAAGATGTTCAATCATTGACTGATGCTAGTGCAAAAAATATTGAAGCCATTGTTAGTGAAAAAGAAAAAGAAATTTTAGATGTTTAA
- a CDS encoding isoprenyl transferase yields MFNIFTKQTKKKLGEEKTINFSKDGDIPKHIAIIMDGNGRWAQKRRLPRIAGHKEGMNNVKKITTYASKLGVKVLTLYAFSTENWKRPSNEVDFLMKLPVDFFDVFVPELIKENVKVNVMGFTEHLPKHTQKAVENAIKETKNNTGMILNFALNYGSRAEILTAVNDLLNEVKQGNFTEEVDEDMFSNYLMTASLGNELQDPDLLIRTSGEERISNFLLWQIAYSELYFTETYWPEFSLVHLEEAIGSYQKRQRRFGGLKIEGEASK; encoded by the coding sequence ATGTTTAATATATTTACAAAGCAAACGAAGAAAAAATTAGGAGAAGAAAAAACGATAAACTTTTCCAAAGATGGAGATATTCCCAAGCATATAGCAATTATAATGGACGGTAATGGACGGTGGGCGCAAAAAAGACGTCTTCCACGTATTGCTGGACATAAGGAAGGGATGAATAATGTTAAAAAAATAACGACTTATGCAAGCAAATTAGGAGTTAAAGTATTAACATTATACGCTTTCTCGACGGAAAATTGGAAGCGTCCATCAAATGAAGTCGATTTTTTAATGAAATTACCAGTTGATTTCTTTGATGTCTTTGTACCAGAGTTGATTAAAGAAAATGTCAAGGTCAATGTGATGGGCTTTACAGAACATTTACCAAAACACACGCAAAAAGCAGTAGAAAATGCTATTAAGGAAACAAAAAATAACACAGGCATGATATTAAACTTTGCGTTAAACTATGGTAGTCGGGCAGAAATCTTAACAGCAGTAAACGACTTGTTAAATGAAGTAAAACAAGGAAACTTCACAGAAGAAGTTGATGAGGATATGTTTTCTAATTATTTAATGACAGCAAGTTTGGGAAACGAGTTACAAGACCCAGATTTATTGATTCGAACAAGTGGGGAAGAGAGAATCAGTAATTTTTTATTATGGCAAATTGCTTATAGTGAATTATATTTTACAGAGACCTATTGGCCAGAGTTTAGTTTGGTCCACTTAGAAGAGGCCATTGGGTCTTACCAAAAACGTCAACGTCGTTTTGGGGGATTGAAAATAGAAGGAGAGGCAAGTAAATGA
- a CDS encoding undecaprenyl-diphosphate phosphatase: MDFYNILKVIFLGIVEGITEWLPISSTGHLILVDQFLKLDASNDFKEMFNVVIQLGAILAVVVLYFNKLNPFARNKSDIEKKDTWSLWFKVVVACIPAGVLGILFDDFLEEHFHKFVPVAMMLILYGVLFIIVENRNKTIKPTTTTLNQLTYKTAFIIGLFQVLSLIPGTSRSGATIIGAIIIGCSRYVAAEFTFFLGIPVMFGASGVKILKFLLKGNSFGSPEIILLSIGTIVSFVVSILAIKFLMGYIKKHDFKVFGWYRIILGTIILIYWLTTL, from the coding sequence ATGGATTTTTATAATATATTAAAAGTGATCTTTTTAGGGATTGTTGAGGGGATTACAGAATGGCTGCCAATCAGTAGCACTGGTCATTTGATTTTAGTAGACCAATTTTTAAAGCTTGATGCTTCAAATGACTTTAAAGAAATGTTTAATGTCGTCATTCAACTAGGAGCAATTCTCGCCGTAGTGGTTCTTTATTTCAATAAATTAAACCCATTTGCTAGAAATAAATCTGATATTGAAAAAAAAGATACTTGGTCTTTATGGTTCAAAGTAGTGGTTGCATGTATTCCAGCAGGTGTCTTAGGAATTTTGTTTGATGATTTTTTAGAGGAACATTTTCATAAGTTTGTCCCTGTTGCGATGATGTTAATTCTTTATGGTGTACTATTTATTATTGTTGAAAATAGAAATAAAACCATTAAACCAACCACAACAACGCTTAATCAACTAACTTATAAAACTGCCTTCATTATTGGTTTATTCCAAGTGCTGTCATTAATACCTGGAACATCTCGTTCAGGTGCTACTATTATTGGGGCAATAATTATTGGCTGTTCACGTTATGTAGCAGCAGAATTTACTTTCTTTTTAGGAATTCCTGTCATGTTTGGAGCTAGTGGGGTTAAGATTTTGAAGTTCTTATTAAAAGGAAATTCGTTTGGTTCTCCTGAAATCATCTTATTATCAATTGGCACAATTGTTTCATTTGTCGTTTCAATATTAGCGATCAAGTTCTTGATGGGTTACATCAAAAAACATGATTTCAAAGTTTTTGGTTGGTATCGAATTATTTTGGGAACCATCATTCTCATTTACTGGTTAACAACATTATAA
- the tsf gene encoding translation elongation factor Ts, with protein MGKISASMVKELRERTGVGMMDAKRALVEVEGKMEEAIDLLREKGMAKAGKKNDRIAAEGLANVYVNGNTAAIVEVNSETDFVAKNEKFQDLVKNIAKLVAENKPANMEEALKIKTETGTIESDVIEATQVIGEKISFRRFEILEKDDNAAFGGYLHMGGRIAVLTVINGTTDEVVAKDVAMHVAAINPRYVSQDQVSQDELDHEKKVLTEQALNEGKPEKIVEKMVIGRMNKFLAEICLVDQPFVKDPDMTVEKFVASKGGTVKEFVRFEVGEGMEKREENFADEVASQMGK; from the coding sequence ATGGGTAAAATTAGTGCTTCTATGGTAAAAGAATTACGCGAACGTACTGGTGTCGGTATGATGGACGCTAAACGTGCGTTAGTTGAAGTTGAAGGTAAAATGGAAGAAGCAATCGATTTGTTAAGAGAAAAAGGAATGGCAAAAGCTGGTAAGAAAAATGATCGTATCGCTGCTGAAGGTTTAGCAAATGTATACGTTAATGGAAATACAGCTGCTATCGTTGAAGTTAACTCTGAAACAGATTTCGTTGCTAAAAACGAAAAATTCCAAGACTTAGTAAAAAATATTGCTAAATTAGTTGCTGAAAACAAACCAGCTAACATGGAAGAAGCTTTAAAAATTAAAACAGAAACAGGTACAATTGAGTCTGACGTGATTGAAGCAACTCAAGTTATTGGAGAAAAAATCAGCTTCCGTCGTTTTGAAATCTTAGAAAAAGACGATAACGCTGCATTTGGTGGATACTTACACATGGGTGGACGTATTGCCGTATTAACAGTTATTAATGGAACAACAGATGAAGTCGTAGCGAAAGATGTTGCAATGCATGTTGCAGCTATTAATCCTCGTTACGTATCTCAAGACCAAGTATCTCAAGATGAACTAGATCATGAGAAAAAAGTATTAACAGAGCAAGCTTTAAATGAAGGTAAACCAGAAAAAATCGTTGAAAAAATGGTTATTGGTCGTATGAATAAATTCTTAGCTGAAATTTGTTTAGTAGACCAACCATTCGTTAAAGATCCAGATATGACTGTTGAAAAATTTGTTGCATCTAAAGGTGGAACAGTGAAAGAATTCGTACGTTTTGAAGTTGGAGAAGGTATGGAAAAACGTGAAGAAAACTTTGCTGATGAAGTTGCAAGTCAAATGGGTAAATAG
- the rpsB gene encoding 30S ribosomal protein S2, with protein sequence MAVISMKQLLEAGVHFGHQTRRWNPKMKKYIFTERNGIYIIDLQKTVRLVDDAYNYMRNIAEEGGIALFVGTKKQAQEAIKDEAIRSGQFYVNHRWLGGTLTNWDTIQKRIARLKQITTMEEDGVFEVLPKKEVAGLMKERERLEKFLGGIADMPRIPDVMFIVDPRKERIAVQEAHKLNIPIVAMVDTNCDPDEIDVVIPSNDDAIRAVKLISGKMADAFIEGRQGEDEIVEEVFTEEVVSEEAPSIEEIVEVVEGSNAE encoded by the coding sequence ATGGCAGTAATTAGCATGAAACAGTTACTTGAAGCTGGTGTACATTTTGGGCACCAAACTCGTCGCTGGAACCCAAAAATGAAGAAATATATCTTCACAGAAAGAAATGGTATTTATATCATTGATTTACAAAAAACAGTTCGCTTAGTAGATGATGCTTATAACTATATGAGAAACATCGCTGAAGAAGGCGGAATTGCTTTATTTGTAGGAACTAAAAAACAAGCTCAAGAAGCGATTAAAGACGAAGCAATTCGTTCAGGTCAATTCTACGTTAACCATCGTTGGTTAGGTGGAACATTGACTAACTGGGATACAATCCAAAAACGTATTGCACGTTTGAAACAAATCACAACTATGGAAGAAGACGGTGTTTTTGAAGTCTTACCTAAAAAAGAAGTTGCTGGTTTAATGAAAGAACGTGAAAGATTAGAAAAATTCTTAGGTGGTATCGCTGATATGCCAAGAATTCCTGATGTTATGTTTATCGTTGACCCACGTAAAGAACGTATTGCCGTTCAAGAAGCTCATAAATTAAATATTCCAATCGTTGCTATGGTTGATACTAACTGTGATCCAGATGAGATCGATGTTGTTATCCCATCAAACGATGATGCAATTCGTGCGGTTAAATTAATTTCTGGAAAAATGGCTGATGCATTCATCGAAGGTCGCCAAGGCGAAGATGAAATTGTAGAAGAAGTCTTTACAGAAGAAGTTGTTTCTGAGGAAGCTCCATCAATCGAAGAAATCGTTGAAGTGGTTGAAGGAAGTAACGCTGAATAA
- a CDS encoding DUF308 domain-containing protein, whose amino-acid sequence MKQFSNTLLKYAKKIEWHSFLMGGLMMIFGFIMVFHLDSQIKQFSIIMGLVAILKGFLNFNYYSTNIRLEPKETWHIIYLISGIVSVIVGLSIIFNFSATNNALCVICGLWFIWDYIPQIILSELEFINESQLLITFRIIQGISVLCGVILIFQSFIPFINPLMFAIVYYFLSGGILLWENYQIIKKRS is encoded by the coding sequence ATGAAGCAATTTAGCAACACACTTTTAAAGTATGCAAAGAAAATAGAGTGGCATTCATTTTTAATGGGTGGATTGATGATGATTTTTGGATTTATTATGGTTTTCCATCTTGATTCACAAATCAAACAGTTTAGTATTATCATGGGACTTGTCGCTATTTTAAAAGGTTTTTTAAACTTCAATTATTATTCGACAAACATTCGATTGGAGCCAAAAGAAACATGGCATATTATTTATCTCATCTCAGGAATTGTCAGTGTCATTGTTGGTCTTTCTATTATCTTTAATTTTTCAGCAACAAATAATGCACTTTGTGTCATTTGTGGTCTTTGGTTTATTTGGGATTATATCCCACAAATTATTTTGAGTGAATTGGAATTTATCAATGAATCACAACTTCTTATCACTTTCAGGATCATACAAGGGATCTCCGTCTTATGCGGTGTTATATTAATATTCCAATCGTTTATTCCATTCATTAATCCTTTAATGTTTGCCATCGTCTATTATTTTCTCTCTGGGGGAATTCTTCTTTGGGAAAATTATCAAATTATAAAAAAAAGAAGCTAA
- a CDS encoding phosphatidate cytidylyltransferase, with amino-acid sequence MRQRVITAVVALILFIPLIVIGQMPLQVVMAMLGGIAVYELFRMKGLDIKTPEGILAIVGSVVLILPRSTWYDFLPKTVNGNTLFYLVVMALLVLPVFLKNALTFDTIGFPVLVSLYVGTGFQNFISARETGLHVLMYALFIVWSTDIGAYMIGRKYGKRKLAPDISPNKTVEGSLGGMLCAVVVSLVFTLIWPLTYNVFVMLLLAIIFSVVGQLGDLVESAYKRYYGVKDSGNILPGHGGILDRFDSLLFVFPLMHLVGLF; translated from the coding sequence ATGAGACAAAGAGTGATTACAGCAGTTGTTGCATTAATTTTATTTATTCCACTAATAGTTATTGGACAAATGCCACTGCAAGTCGTGATGGCTATGTTAGGTGGGATTGCGGTTTATGAGTTATTTAGGATGAAAGGGTTAGACATTAAAACACCAGAGGGGATTTTAGCAATAGTTGGTTCCGTTGTGTTGATTTTACCACGCTCAACGTGGTATGATTTTTTACCTAAAACAGTGAATGGTAACACCTTGTTTTATTTAGTCGTGATGGCATTATTAGTTCTACCTGTTTTTCTTAAAAATGCGTTAACTTTTGATACTATTGGTTTTCCAGTATTAGTGAGTTTATATGTGGGGACTGGTTTTCAAAACTTTATTTCTGCTAGAGAAACGGGATTACATGTCTTGATGTATGCATTATTTATTGTTTGGTCTACAGATATTGGGGCTTACATGATTGGTAGAAAATATGGTAAAAGAAAATTAGCACCAGATATTTCCCCAAATAAAACCGTTGAAGGCTCTCTTGGTGGTATGTTATGTGCAGTGGTTGTGTCACTTGTTTTTACTTTAATATGGCCATTAACTTATAATGTGTTTGTGATGTTATTACTAGCTATCATTTTTTCAGTTGTCGGACAATTGGGTGATTTGGTTGAATCAGCTTATAAACGTTACTATGGTGTGAAAGACTCTGGAAATATTTTACCAGGACATGGTGGCATATTAGATCGGTTTGATAGCTTATTATTTGTCTTTCCATTGATGCATTTAGTCGGATTGTTTTAA
- the pyrH gene encoding UMP kinase, which translates to MVEPTYRRVLLKVSGEALAGEKGFGINPSVVNGLVKEIKEIHDLGIEVAIVVGGGNIWRGNIGAEMGMERSQADYMGMLATVMNGLALQDTLENLGVPTRVQTSIEMRQIAEPYIRRRAIRHLEKRRVVIFAGGTGNPYFTTDTTAALRAVEIGADVILMAKNNVDGVYSADPKLDMNATKFEELTHMEVISKGLSVMDSTASSLSMDNDIPLVVFNMNEPGNIKRVCLGEQIGTTVRGK; encoded by the coding sequence ATGGTAGAACCCACATATCGTAGAGTATTATTAAAAGTTAGTGGCGAAGCATTAGCTGGAGAAAAAGGATTTGGCATTAATCCAAGTGTTGTCAATGGCTTAGTGAAAGAAATTAAAGAAATTCACGATCTTGGAATAGAAGTGGCTATAGTTGTTGGTGGTGGAAATATTTGGCGCGGTAATATTGGTGCTGAAATGGGAATGGAACGTTCTCAAGCAGATTACATGGGAATGCTTGCTACTGTAATGAATGGACTAGCACTACAAGATACACTTGAAAACTTGGGTGTACCAACCCGCGTCCAAACATCAATTGAAATGAGACAAATTGCTGAGCCGTATATCAGACGTCGTGCTATTCGTCATTTAGAAAAACGCCGTGTTGTTATTTTTGCTGGTGGAACCGGTAATCCATATTTCACTACAGATACTACAGCAGCACTTAGAGCAGTTGAAATTGGTGCAGATGTTATTTTAATGGCTAAAAATAACGTGGATGGAGTATACTCTGCAGATCCTAAGTTAGATATGAATGCCACAAAATTTGAAGAATTAACTCATATGGAAGTTATTTCAAAAGGCTTATCAGTAATGGATTCAACAGCAAGTAGTTTAAGTATGGATAATGATATACCTTTAGTAGTTTTCAATATGAATGAACCAGGAAATATTAAACGAGTTTGTTTAGGTGAACAAATCGGAACAACTGTAAGGGGGAAATAA